The Oncorhynchus kisutch isolate 150728-3 linkage group LG10, Okis_V2, whole genome shotgun sequence region AATACACTTGTATGTAAACAGTTCCAAGCTGGCATGTGAGCAGTGGCTGTTTTTCAGATactctacgtgtgtgtgtgtgtgaagtatgTACTCCCTGTCCTACCTCCTCTCTGACCCTGATGCTCTGCAGTAGCTCCTGGATGATCTGGGCAGCATTGTCACAGCAGTCTGGTGGGCCCATGATGTGGGCCATCTTATCAGGACCTGTGCCATCATCTGCAACGACAGGACATTTCCTCTGAGACTTGTGCAACACCACAACCAGAATGTAGAGCTTGTTAGTAGACACCACACAACTTGTGAGTAAACCGTGTAAATGAGTTGAGTAGAAGTAGTTCATATGACATGACTATGAAACGTTATATACCTGGTTTAAACTGTATCCTAACTCCTGCGTCGTTCTGAATCTTCTTGATCATCTCCCCGTTGCGACCAATCACCACCCCGACAGAGTGTCGTGGCACTGGAACctagccaatcagagagcaggtTAGACAGCGCCAAATAGATTAGACTGATAGCTATAGGAAGGTGCTCACTCTCATACAAATAAAACCTGTGATGGGGAATGTGAgtccctctccacacacacacacctccctctcacTTACGTCCATggctcccccacctccccccatGCGGGAGCCATACTCGTTCCTGTCTCCGAAGCCAGGCTGATCCCTCTCCCTCAGTATCTCCTGCACCAACTCCATGGCTTGCTGAGCAGACCCACAGGACACATTTTCTAATTCAAACAACTTTATGAAGTCTCCTTAGGAAGAACAGCATTAGCACATCAAAAGTTGCTCCCAAATCCCCCATCTGCAGAGCTGCAGTACAGCATGCCAATTCAATATGGGATGCAGATTGTAGCAAGGCCTTGTGTTACCTCCACTTTGTATGGCTCCCCGATGATGCGCAGGGGCTTGTCCATGTTGGGTCCCTGAGACGCGTCCTGAATCAGGATCATCTTCACTCCTGCTCGCTCCTGTCAACGCcgcagacagacagcatggtcAGCTCTGCTCAACCAACTGATGGCAATGATTCACTCAACTCTCACTCACATGGCCCATGAAACACTTGTGTAATGAGATACGAGATTTTCCTACTTATATTTCTTTCTTGCTCTGTAGATTTAACAACCCCAAAAATTATTTGCATGACTGCACACATCAGCCTGTTTGCGATGAAACTGTCAATATCTCAAAACACACACGTCAATGTGTTGTGAAACACTTCTCTGGCTACTGGTGAGGCCGACTGACTGTTTGTATATACCTGTAGCTGTTTGATGGTCTCCCCTCCCTTGCCGATGATGAGGCCAGCCTTGCCTGCGGGAATCATCATCTCCTGCCCTGAGCCACTCTGTCCATTGGTTGCCTCGTGGAAGGATGAGGGGGGCGTGCCCCTCCCCCGAGACACAATCTCATCTAATAAAATCTTGGCTTTCCTAGTCAGAGTGGAAGAGCGAGAGGGGTGGGTCAACTCAACTGATGAGTGCAACAGCACACATTAATAGTGGAACTACAGAGATATGCCATACATAAAGATAGCGCTGTGAAAATTCAGTGGCTAGGTGAACAGCATCTTGTGATAACAATACAAAATGTCACAATTAGCTAGTAGGATCTCACTTACTGTATGGAGTCTGGGGACCCTGTGAGAGAGACACTCCTCTCTGGTAAACCTCCACTGTCTGAAAACAACcaacagtcaataacacacacacacgaagagaGTTCAACTATAGCTCTGGTTCTAACCATTGACTATAAAGGCCACACTTGCCAGTCCCTCACCTGAGGCTATCTGAACCTTGCAGCCTGATTCCTGCTGGATCTTGTTGATCTGTTCTCCGCCCCGGCcaatgactggaggagaggaagaagggagagcTGTTAGTTTTATTGATTCTGATGTTCATGATGAGTCCAGTAATGTTCAAATTCAACACATGAACACAAAAAAACTAATCCGGTGACCATGTTGGAGAAAGTGCACTTACTGAGTCCCACCATTCCATCAGGAACACTGTACTCCTCTGAGGTGGTTGTGAGCCTGGCACTGTGGGAGAGAGAAGCCAAGCACAACAGTTCGTTATCCAAATCGTCAACATATTGTCACCATTAATCTTCTGCTGAAGAACTAATTCCAATCACCTATTTCACTTCATTTTAGAGATCTACTTGGATTGTTATGGATTAAATTATGCTAATGACTTACCTCTGCTGGGCCAGTGCTGCAAGTTGGGCTCCGATAGctgtaaagagagaaagaaagagatatatagagaggacAGGGCTCAGATTACTGACACACTGCAAAATGAGGACAAGACAAACACAGGTGATGCCCACAGTGACCGACCAGGGGAGAGGGTTTGGATAGTACAGACACCGGCCAGGGGAGAGGGTTTGGATAGTACAGACACCGACCAGGGGAGAGGGTTTGGATAGTACAGACACCGACCAGGGGAGAGGGTTTGGATAGTACAGACACCGACCAGGGGAGAGGGTTTGGATAGTACAGACACCGACCAGGGGAGAGGGTTTGGATAGTACAGACACCGACCAGGGGAGAGGGTTTGGATAGTACAGACACCGACCAGGGGAGAGGGTTTGGATAGTACAGACACCGACCAGGGGAGAGGGTTTGGATAGTACAGACACCGACCAGGGGAGAGGGTTTGGATAGTACAGACACCGACCAGGGGAGAGGGGCCAGATAATACAGACACCGACCAGGGGAGAGGGGCCAGATAATACAGACACCGACCAGGGGAGAGGGGCCGGATAGTACAGACACCGACCAGGGAAGAGGGTTTGAATAGTACAGACATTCCTGTAAGACATAGAGCAGGTTTTGTAGGTAGTAGGAGACATGAGGAAGAGCAACTTACAGAGAGCTGTAGCTGAGTCCACATCACTCTGTGGAGCCATTTTCTTGCTCTCAGGTTGATCTGTGGGAAGAAAAAAACAAGTAAACAAAGGTTGAATCTGATCTCACAATAATGTGTGTGCAGTTATCCAACGTTCACATTGGCAGTGGCCCTTTCACAGtccccagcagtgtgtgtgtgtgtgtacctgggtccTCCAGCTGTCGTTTCTGTGCTGTGAAGGGAAAGACGTCTGGTGCATTGATGTTGTTCATAGGGGCTACCCCTGCACATTCACCAATCTTGGCAGCAATCTGATGCACAAAAGTTGAAGTCACTTGAACACATAACAGATATTCAAAGAGCGATGACATGATGAGAATGTCTGATTTATTTGTGCTGGTCCTGGGTATTAACTAACGTTGATAAGCAACTTCAAATATTAAATGAGATGCTAATTGTTTGTGAGCAGAATGATGATTCAACTCAAGTGGGCAAACTTGACAGTGTTGGCTGGCTAGCTGAGGATATATACTTGGTTGGGAATGCACTCAAAAACACAGACACGCTGAGGGCTCGAAGCCTGCTTGTCCATCATCAGGACTTTGTCTTTGCTTGCAGCAGAAGCAGCCAGCTCTCAACACAACAACATTGGGAGACGGCGAACAGCATGTATGCATTGGTAACAACATCATAACGGTATTTCTGCAGTGGCACGTCAACTGGGTCTTCAAATTCACTTGACTTATAACGTTAACTAGAGAGCTATAATAATCATAACTGTCAACAGTATTGATTGGTCGCCAAACATAGTCAGCCAGCTTTGCAAGCTAACAACCACGAAACAAGACAATAGCCACATTTTCTTCACCCCTTCCCAGTGGCACTCACGCGCATAGCTACACTGCCTCCCGCTTCTGTCTCACCTGCCGGGCCCGTTGTACCGCGTCTGCAAAGGCATCTTTTTTTATTCCACCACCGTTACCGATAGCTAGATGTCCGCCGAGAGGAGCTCCAGCCCCGGGTGCGGGTACCGAGCTGTACTCCGACATATTtgcggaggggagagagaagaaaatacGAAAGTTAAAGTGGTGTTTAGGCCAGGACAGACTGCGCAGGAGCGGGAAGTCAGACGATCAAATATTCCGGGAGAGGAACGCAACCGGAGATGGAGCACTGAGAGCGGGAACAAGGTTTAGATGACTTTTCtacaaataatgtaaaaacatAAGGTTATAATAACATTATCTGAAGACACTTTATTACAAAATATGAATTTCAACCCCAAACGTTTCGGAAAATGTTGAAGATAACTTTTGTCAAAGGCAGTTAAAATAACCTTTACATCTTCCAATGACAGGGACTGTCTGTGCCTATACGGTTTATGGTCTGTGCACTGATCAGAGCATGCATTTGTAGTAGCTGTCATCATTTCCACCTGTACAGTACATTTATTAGCAAACCTTGATGGATCATCACTAATACAAGCAATACATAACATCTACTTCACTCTCATCAAAACTAAACAGCAGTGGGTTGATATTTGATCTGCTTTTGCTGTATTTGTTTAGAAACAGAACTGCTACTTATTTACAATATCACGCGGGGTGGAGCCTTGCAGTCCAAACATCAACAACTGTTCGTGACGTGTACATGTTCTGCCACTGTGAGTGGTGGAGTTGTTGACGCTAACGCGCAAGTCAATTTGGCGCGCTTTGGGCTAGACGAGTCAGGCGCGATTTTTGGAAGACTGAAGCCAAAATTCCAGTGTACCCAAAATACGGAATTATTGTTTATATGTGTGTTTAATTCGTCGTTAGTATCTAGAATTTACTTTGCAGTTATATGTTAAAACGTCGTTGTAGTTTCGTTACGCGTTTTGGGCAGCTTGCTAGCCGACTATTTTCCAACTAAGGTTAGCCATGTCATCCAACAATAGTCGgatatagctagctagatagataTTATATTAAGATATTTATTTCCCTAGACAGACAGTTAGATAGCAAGCTATCAACTTTGCCACACAATGACAGTTCGCGTAGCTTAGAGGTTGTGTCTACTAGAGGGATCAAGGAGAAGAGCTGGTAAGTTGTGTTCTTTTGTTTTAGCTTACTACCACATCCACCATTGATCTACAGTTTCCGCTTTTCAGGTTAACTGACTACTACTAGTTAGTAGGTAAGTTACCTAAGTACTTAACTGCACCAGAATGCACCAACTAGTTAGTCACTGCAATTAAAACCATTTAATTATTTTAGGTCAGTGAAATTATGGCTGGTGTCGTTGCTATGGCATCTGCCATTGAAGATTTTGAAACTCAGGTATGTCCAACCAAATTCCATCTGTCTACACTAGCCTGTGTCAATGCATTGGATATTTAATTTTTAATTGTATAGTTTTAATAATAGAGAACGTAATCATTGCACCTTGTTTTACAGCCATGCAAGAGATCATGCAAAGATGCCCATGCTCCTCCTGTCAAGATGATCACAAACTACTTTTCCCCTGTGCCCAAGCCCATGGAGAAACCATTCTCTCCACCCAGGTCCAACAACATCATGGATTACTTCAGCCGGAAGACCACACCAGTTAGAGAGAAATGTAGTACCCCAGAGCAGACTAAGGAGAACCGCCTGGGGCCCCAGCCCTCTGAATCACCAGCCAGCCTAGACAGCCCTGTGAGGCTGCCAGCCAATCCCCGTCAGAAAAAGGGCAGGAAGCCCAGCAAAGTTGCCCGGCAGTTACAGGAGACTGATGCTGATGCAGGTTCCACTGAGACGGAGGAGTGTGTGGTCTTAGAGGGGCCAGGAGATGGTGAGGGGTCAGAGGGCAATGTAGTCAGAAGCAGCTGTGGCTTCCTGGGTAGTGACACAGCTGCCCTGCTGGCCCAGTTCAGTTCTGATGCTGGCATGGCTGGAGACACCTGTGGTAAGAATGACCCTGGCGCGGCATGTCCTGAGAAGGCTCAAAAAGACAATCATCCCAAGGTGTACTCTAAAAAAAGGGCTCCTCTGAAGAAAAAGGAAAGTTGCGACGGTTCTCCTAAAATTCCTAGAAAAGACAAGGTGACTGTCAGTAAGGCTAAAGCCAAGCAGCAGGAGGATAAGGAAAAAGAGGAGTATGTGCCAGAGATCCAGGAGGCTGAGCTCTCTTTGTGTGATGCAAGCTTAGAGGTGAATGTGGGAGAGGCGTCTCAGTTGAACGGGAGCACCGTCACCATCTCCTTTGAGGACTTCCTGCAGACTCAGggccagggagaggagaaagTGGGAGAGAAAAGCCGAGTCGACCCGGAGCCAGAAGACATGTTGGATGTACCCAAAGCCAAAGAGCTTTGTCCCCTGCAGATATCTCCTCGAACCCTCACCATCCAAGCTGAGGTACACACCATTTCCCCCGGCCACGAGCCAGTCCTGGTTGCAGAGAAAAAGATTGCCTCCATCTTCTCCAGGGAAAAAGAGGGGAGCCTAGCACCTGTAGTGGTGAAGACTGCTTCCTTTCCTCATCCCCAGTCTAGACTGGAGCTGCTGCCTGCCCCCAAAAGGAGGTCCAACGTGGTCCTGCAGGAGGAGGACCTGGAGCTCAGTATCGTTGAGTCTGAATCATCCGCTCCCAAGTGCAGCCAGACTGAGCGGAAGCAGTTCATGAGTGCTTTCAAGCAGCCAGCCAAGCCCGGCAAGGGCCCTGGGAAGCAGCCTGTGGACAAGGCCTTGGGGGAGGCTGTGGAGGAGGAGAACCACTCTGCTGCTCCAACAGAGGAGCAGACAGGTAAAAATGCAGCTAAGAAGAAACCACAGAGACGAGGGAGGAAGAAGGCCTTGGAGCAGGAGTCAGTTCCCTCACCCGCGGCACAAGAAGACCATGTTCCCATGGAGACTGACGCTGTGGAGACTGATTCTAAACCCAAAGGGGAGTCCAACACTGAGGCTAAACCTGAAGCAGAGCCCACCACCTCCACACCAACAACAGTCAGGAGGTCCACCAGAGAAGCCCCTTGCAGGCATCTGCAGATACCTGTTGTTGATCCAGTAACCCCAGTGAGgaaaacaaaaaaagaaagggTGAAAGATGTTGCAGCAGTCACCGTGGACTGCCCTGTCCAGATGTCCACCCCGAAGTCAGACAAGTCCAGACACAGGGTGTTCAGAGCACAGATGGTCTGTCCACCAGACAAGACAGGAAGTCCCATCAGGTGAGGGATGGCCAAGATGTCTTTAAGCATAGTTTTTAATTGTCTCGCTTGTGCATCCTGTTGGTCAGTAACAGAGAGGCAATAGGTTTGGACATAGATTGACTCGTCCACAATGGAGGCATGTCCCTAGTCTGGACACTGTTTTAAAGGCAGGACGATACATTACTACAGTCAGACAGTAGTGCCTTAGCTTCATGCTGACTTTGTAATATCTACTTTGCATTGTGTATATGtttgaaaataaaaaaattggggCATTTAATTTGTTTTTGCTGTTTTGACTACCTTTGCATAAACTATTATCATTTTATTCTTACCTTGAACCTTCAGGATGAAATTTACCAGAGTCGTCTTCCTAAGCTCTGCATCAAAGTCTGAGGGTGGAAGTGATTTTGAAATCCTAAGTCCCCTAGCTACTAAGGTAATTATAGCCTCTGTTTTTATCAGTTGGAATATGAAACCGATGTTTTGAATTAGCAGCTATAATTCAGCACACACTTTCCTTTCACTTGTAGTTTTTCTTCTTAAACTCATTTGAATCCTCTTGATCAGGAATCCAATGCAtcgaaaaagagagaaaaggcaAAGAAGTTGGTGGAGAAAGCCCGGGAGATACAGCAGAGTAAAAAGGCCTCAGCGGATAAGGAGGGTCAGAGGTCTTTCCGACGTTCCACCAGGAGACCGGGCAAGAAGAGCTACAATGAAGATGAGGTACACTACAGTCCTAATGACATTTCAGTTAAAGATTGTAGGTTTTTCCTTACTTGGGAGAAGATGTTCTACTCTCGCTCAGTATGTAGTTGTACTGTACAATTCATGCTCCATTGATAACAATTGTCATATTAGAGATGATGCATGTACTTTTCAATCCACCTGACTATCTTGTTTCCTGTCCATTTCTCCAACTGTGAGACGAAGTACAAGTACAGAAAGGCTTTGTTTCATAGATAACCCGCTAAACCTTTATTTTTGCGAACCACTGTTTGTGCAGGACTCAGTGGTTTGTGTGGAGGATAGCCAGGATGGCTCTGCTCCGACTGCCAAGGAGAAGGGAACAGCTCGGAAACGCAGTCTAAATGATGTATTGGGGAAAAAAGCACCTGCCAGCAAGGAGGCCAATAATCCAGCAGGTACTTTATCACTGTTGACTGAAGTCGTAACATGATTATAGAAAACATCTATCATTTGCTCACCCTGAAGTGTTCTGGCTACAGGATGTACATAGGCTGTAGTTATTTTTTAGAAAGGGAATTTTTGACATTGCACAATTTATTTTCAAAGCCTGGAGGAGAAGGTGAAGTGTATTATTTGTGGAGCGTGACAAGGTGAAAGCCTGGAGGAGAAGGTGAAGTGTATTATTTGTGTAGCGTGACAAGGTGAAAGCCTGGAGGAGAAGGTGAAGTGTATTATTTGTGTAGCGTGACAAGGTGAAAGCCTGGAGGAGATGGTGAAGTGTATTATTTGTGTCGCGTGACAAGGTGAAAGCCTGGAGGAGAAGGTGAAGTGTATTATTTGTGTAGCGTGACAAGGTGAAAGCCTGGAGGAGATGGTGAAGTGTATTATTTGTGTAGCGTGACAAGGTGAAAGCCTGGAGGAGATGGTGAAGTGTATTATTTGTGTAGCGTCACAAGGTGAAAGCCTGGAGGAGAAGGTGAAGTGTATTATTTGTGTAGCGTGACAAGGTGAAAGCCTGGAGGAGATGGTGAAGTGTATTATTGTGTAGCGTCACAAGGTGAAAGCCTGGAGGAGATGGTGAAGTGTATTATTTGTGTAGCGTCACAAGGTGAAAGCCTGGAGGAGATGGTGAAGTGTATTATTTGTGTAGCGTGACAAGGTGAAAGCCTGGAGGAGAAGGTGAAGTGTATTATTTGTGTAGCGTGACAAGGTGAAAGCCTGGAGGAGAAGGTGAAGTGTATTATTTGTGTAGCGTGACAAGGTGAAAGCCTGGAGGAGATGGTGAAGTGTATTATTTGTGTAGCGTGACAAGGTGAAAGCCTGGAGGAGAAGGTGAAGTGTATTATTTGTGTCGCGTGACAAGGTGAAAGCCTGGAGGAGAAGGTGAAGTGTATTATTTGTGTAGCGTGACAAGGTGAAAGCCTGGAGGAGAAGGTGAAGTGTATTATTTGTGTAGCGTGACAAGGTGAAAGCCTGGAGGAGAAGGTGAAGTGTATTATTTGTGTAGCGTGACAAGGTGAAAGCCTGGAGGAGAAGGTGAAGTGTATTATTTGTGTAGCGTGACAAGGTGAAAGCCTGGAGGAGATGGTGAAGTGTATTATTTGTGTAGCGTCACAAGGTGAAAGCCTGGAGGAGATGGTGAAGTGTATTATTTGTGTAGCGTGACAAGGTGAAAGCCTGGAGGAGAAGGTGAAGTGTATTATTTGTGTAGCGTCACAAGGTGAAAGCCT contains the following coding sequences:
- the LOC109876931 gene encoding far upstream element-binding protein 2 isoform X1, whose translation is MSEYSSVPAPGAGAPLGGHLAIGNGGGIKKDAFADAVQRARQIAAKIGECAGVAPMNNINAPDVFPFTAQKRQLEDPDQPESKKMAPQSDVDSATALSIGAQLAALAQQSARLTTTSEEYSVPDGMVGLIIGRGGEQINKIQQESGCKVQIASDSGGLPERSVSLTGSPDSIQKAKILLDEIVSRGRGTPPSSFHEATNGQSGSGQEMMIPAGKAGLIIGKGGETIKQLQERAGVKMILIQDASQGPNMDKPLRIIGEPYKVEQAMELVQEILRERDQPGFGDRNEYGSRMGGGGGAMDVSEREVPVPRHSVGVVIGRNGEMIKKIQNDAGVRIQFKPDDGTGPDKMAHIMGPPDCCDNAAQIIQELLQSIRVREEGPPGPPGMSPSGGGRGRSRGDQGSWGPPGGGGGEMTFSIPAHKCGLVIGRGGENIKAINQQTGAFVEISRQLPPNGDPNFKLFVIRGSPQQIDHAKQLIEDKIEGPLCPVCPGPGGPGPMGPYNPGPYNPGPPGAPGPHGGLHGYPPQGWGNTYQQWQPQVTHDPSKAAGAADPNAAWAAYYGQYYQGGQPGGAGPGQPPTNPTAGGPAPGDQPQASQTPGGQPDYTKAWEEYYKKMGVAQAGGSAAGPGAAGAPAAPGGGQQDYSAAWAEYYRQQAAYYGQTGQAPGQPATPQQGQQTQ
- the LOC109876931 gene encoding far upstream element-binding protein 2 isoform X2: MSEYSSVPAPGAGAPLGGHLAIGNGGGIKKDAFADAVQRARQIAAKIGECAGVAPMNNINAPDVFPFTAQKRQLEDPDQPESKKMAPQSDVDSATALSIGAQLAALAQQSARLTTTSEEYSVPDGMVGLIIGRGGEQINKIQQESGCKVQIASDSGGLPERSVSLTGSPDSIQKAKILLDEIVSRGRGTPPSSFHEATNGQSGSGQEMMIPAGKAGLIIGKGGETIKQLQERAGVKMILIQDASQGPNMDKPLRIIGEPYKVEQAMELVQEILRERDQPGFGDRNEYGSRMGGGGGAMDVPVPRHSVGVVIGRNGEMIKKIQNDAGVRIQFKPDDGTGPDKMAHIMGPPDCCDNAAQIIQELLQSIRVREEGPPGPPGMSPSGGGRGRSRGDQGSWGPPGGGGGEMTFSIPAHKCGLVIGRGGENIKAINQQTGAFVEISRQLPPNGDPNFKLFVIRGSPQQIDHAKQLIEDKIEGPLCPVCPGPGGPGPMGPYNPGPYNPGPPGAPGPHGGLHGYPPQGWGNTYQQWQPQVTHDPSKAAGAADPNAAWAAYYGQYYQGGQPGGAGPGQPPTNPTAGGPAPGDQPQASQTPGGQPDYTKAWEEYYKKMGVAQAGGSAAGPGAAGAPAAPGGGQQDYSAAWAEYYRQQAAYYGQTGQAPGQPATPQQGQQTQ
- the LOC109876931 gene encoding far upstream element-binding protein 2 isoform X4, with the protein product MRIAAKIGECAGVAPMNNINAPDVFPFTAQKRQLEDPDQPESKKMAPQSDVDSATALSIGAQLAALAQQSARLTTTSEEYSVPDGMVGLIIGRGGEQINKIQQESGCKVQIASDSGGLPERSVSLTGSPDSIQKAKILLDEIVSRGRGTPPSSFHEATNGQSGSGQEMMIPAGKAGLIIGKGGETIKQLQERAGVKMILIQDASQGPNMDKPLRIIGEPYKVEQAMELVQEILRERDQPGFGDRNEYGSRMGGGGGAMDVPVPRHSVGVVIGRNGEMIKKIQNDAGVRIQFKPDDGTGPDKMAHIMGPPDCCDNAAQIIQELLQSIRVREEGPPGPPGMSPSGGGRGRSRGDQGSWGPPGGGGGEMTFSIPAHKCGLVIGRGGENIKAINQQTGAFVEISRQLPPNGDPNFKLFVIRGSPQQIDHAKQLIEDKIEGPLCPVCPGPGGPGPMGPYNPGPYNPGPPGAPGPHGGLHGYPPQGWGNTYQQWQPQVTHDPSKAAGAADPNAAWAAYYGQYYQGGQPGGAGPGQPPTNPTAGGPAPGDQPQASQTPGGQPDYTKAWEEYYKKMGVAQAGGSAAGPGAAGAPAAPGGGQQDYSAAWAEYYRQQAAYYGQTGQAPGQPATPQQGQQTQ
- the LOC109876931 gene encoding far upstream element-binding protein 2 isoform X5 is translated as MSEYSSVPAPGAGAPLGGHLAIGNGGGIKKDAFADAVQRARQIAAKIGECAGVAPMNNINAPDVFPFTAQKRQLEDPDQPESKKMAPQSDVDSATALSIGAQLAALAQQSARLTTTSEEYSVPDGMVGLIIGRGGEQINKIQQESGCKVQIASDSGGLPERSVSLTGSPDSIQKAKILLDEIVSRGRGTPPSSFHEATNGQSGSGQEMMIPAGKAGLIIGKGGETIKQLQERAGVKMILIQDASQGPNMDKPLRIIGEPYKVEQAMELVQEILRERDQPGFGDRNEYGSRMGGGGGAMDVSEREVPVPRHSVGVVIGRNGEMIKKIQNDAGVRIQFKPDDGTGPDKMAHIMGPPDCCDNAAQIIQELLQSIRVREEGPPGPPGMSPSGGGRGRSRGDQGSWGPPGGGGGEMTFSIPAHKCGLVIGRGGENIKAINQQTGAFVEISRQLPPNGDPNFKLFVIRGSPQQIDHAKQLIEDKIEGPLCPVCPGPGGPGPMGPYNPGPYNPGPPGAPGPHGGLHGYPPQGWGNTYQQWQPQVTHDPSR
- the LOC109876931 gene encoding far upstream element-binding protein 2 isoform X3 is translated as MRIAAKIGECAGVAPMNNINAPDVFPFTAQKRQLEDPDQPESKKMAPQSDVDSATALSIGAQLAALAQQSARLTTTSEEYSVPDGMVGLIIGRGGEQINKIQQESGCKVQIASDSGGLPERSVSLTGSPDSIQKAKILLDEIVSRGRGTPPSSFHEATNGQSGSGQEMMIPAGKAGLIIGKGGETIKQLQERAGVKMILIQDASQGPNMDKPLRIIGEPYKVEQAMELVQEILRERDQPGFGDRNEYGSRMGGGGGAMDVSEREVPVPRHSVGVVIGRNGEMIKKIQNDAGVRIQFKPDDGTGPDKMAHIMGPPDCCDNAAQIIQELLQSIRVREEGPPGPPGMSPSGGGRGRSRGDQGSWGPPGGGGGEMTFSIPAHKCGLVIGRGGENIKAINQQTGAFVEISRQLPPNGDPNFKLFVIRGSPQQIDHAKQLIEDKIEGPLCPVCPGPGGPGPMGPYNPGPYNPGPPGAPGPHGGLHGYPPQGWGNTYQQWQPQVTHDPSKAAGAADPNAAWAAYYGQYYQGGQPGGAGPGQPPTNPTAGGPAPGDQPQASQTPGGQPDYTKAWEEYYKKMGVAQAGGSAAGPGAAGAPAAPGGGQQDYSAAWAEYYRQQAAYYGQTGQAPGQPATPQQGQQTQ